In a genomic window of Phaeodactylum tricornutum CCAP 1055/1 chromosome 6, whole genome shotgun sequence:
- a CDS encoding predicted protein produces GTRVFVQGLPTSVTWKELKDHFRIAGEVVFASVSADRVTRESKGHGIVQYETTDMAENAIKIMRNHPLDGYQLYVREDVQE; encoded by the coding sequence GGAACTCGAGTGTTTGTACAGGGCTTGCCGACTAGTGTCACTTGGAAAGAGCTGAAGGATCACTTTCGGATTGCCGGCGAGGTTGTCTTTGCTTCAGTCAGCGCCGACCGCGTTACGAGAGAATCCAAAGGCCACGGAATTGTGCAATACGAGACAACAGACATGGCCGAAAATGCTATTAAGATTATGCGAAATCATCCGCTGGACGGCTATCAGCTCTATGTGCGCGAAGACGTGCAAGAA